Proteins from a single region of Patulibacter sp. SYSU D01012:
- the meaB gene encoding methylmalonyl Co-A mutase-associated GTPase MeaB, which yields MPRKRPSAEEFEAGLRAGDRVTLSRAITLAESRLASDRHLAQEVMARVLPRTGGARRIGLTGVPGAGKSTTIEALGVWLVERGHKVAVLAIDPSSTRHGGSILGDKTRMHRLSALEDAYIRPSPTSGVLGGVARRTREAMVLCEAAGFDVIIVESVGVGQSEAELAHLVDCVLLLLVPGAGDELQGIKRGIVEIADVMVVNKADGDALKAARRAASDYRHALRMLPASTPGWKTPVLTASAAEGTGLAETWQAIEDHRAHMEESGELERRRDAQQLGWLRQQVEEAVLEAFHGRPGVAEALAEARKAVHEHTATVPQAAEAVLRAGFGAADAPSAT from the coding sequence GTGCCGCGCAAGCGTCCCTCCGCCGAGGAGTTCGAGGCCGGCCTGCGGGCCGGCGACCGCGTCACCCTGTCGCGGGCGATCACGCTGGCCGAGAGCCGCCTGGCCTCCGACCGCCACCTGGCGCAGGAGGTCATGGCTCGCGTGCTGCCCCGGACCGGCGGCGCGCGGCGGATCGGCCTGACCGGCGTGCCCGGCGCCGGCAAGTCGACGACGATCGAGGCGCTCGGCGTGTGGCTCGTCGAGCGCGGCCACAAGGTCGCCGTGCTGGCGATCGACCCGTCGTCGACGCGGCACGGCGGCAGCATCCTGGGCGACAAGACCCGGATGCACCGCCTGTCCGCGCTCGAGGACGCCTACATCCGCCCCTCCCCCACGTCGGGCGTGCTCGGCGGCGTGGCGCGGCGCACGCGCGAGGCGATGGTGCTGTGCGAGGCCGCGGGCTTCGACGTGATCATCGTCGAGTCCGTCGGCGTCGGCCAGTCCGAGGCCGAGCTGGCCCACCTGGTCGACTGCGTCCTGCTGCTGCTCGTCCCCGGGGCCGGCGACGAGCTGCAGGGCATCAAGCGCGGGATCGTCGAGATCGCCGACGTGATGGTGGTGAACAAGGCCGACGGCGACGCGCTGAAGGCCGCCCGCCGCGCGGCGAGCGACTACCGCCACGCGCTGCGGATGCTGCCCGCGTCCACCCCGGGCTGGAAGACCCCCGTCCTGACGGCCAGCGCCGCCGAGGGCACCGGCCTGGCCGAGACCTGGCAGGCCATCGAGGACCACCGCGCCCACATGGAGGAGTCCGGCGAGCTCGAGCGCCGCCGCGACGCCCAGCAGCTCGGCTGGCTGCGCCAGCAGGTCGAGGAGGCGGTGCTCGAGGCGTTCCACGGCCGGCCCGGCGTGGCCGAGGCGCTGGCGGAGGCCCGGAAGGCCGTGCACGAGCACACGGCCACGGTGCCGCAGGCGGCCGAGGCGGTCCTTCGGGCGGGCTTCGGCGCCGCGGACGCGCCCTCGGCGACCTGA